The Chitinivibrionales bacterium nucleotide sequence AGGCTAGGAAAAAAACCAGCAATGCGAACATTCTGTTGTTTTTCCTATGAAGAAGGGCTATCTGTTCCATGTGAAAGAACTTCCTTTCCTTTCTCAGATAATGTTTTGTAGATCGAATCGAGGATTCCGTTCACAAATCGTCCAGAGTCGTCGGTTCCATATTCTTTGGCGATTTCGACGGCTTCATCTATTACGACTTTGTATGGTATCTTAGTAAAAAAAAGCAATTCCGCAACCGCAGTCCGCATAACATTACGATCGATTGCGGCCATGCGTACTAAATCCCAGTTAGCGGCATGAGATTGAATAAGGGAATCGAGTTGCTCTTTATGGATAAATACCTTTTCGAGCAATTTGAGGCAATACTCCCGTGCCTCAGGGCTGTAATCTCCCGAATCTGCAATATTCTTCATGATGTGAGCATAAGATGAGTCACGCCTTGCTTCAGCCGCATAGAGGGTTTGAAGGGCCAGTTCTCTTGATTTTCTTCGGTTAGTCATAGTCTCTTCAGTTGTTTGGCAAATGATGTGTGATTCACTGTTTCCTATATTTTCGTAAAGAGATCGGCCATTTCGATTGCCGACAAAGCTGCATGCCATCCTTTATTACCTGCTTTGGTGCCGGCTCGTTCGATAGCCTGTTCGACAGTATCGGTGGTCAAAACCCCGTAGATAACCGGTACGTTTGATTCGAGCCCGACAGCGGCGATTCC carries:
- the nusB gene encoding transcription antitermination factor NusB gives rise to the protein MACSFVGNRNGRSLYENIGNSESHIICQTTEETMTNRRKSRELALQTLYAAEARRDSSYAHIMKNIADSGDYSPEAREYCLKLLEKVFIHKEQLDSLIQSHAANWDLVRMAAIDRNVMRTAVAELLFFTKIPYKVVIDEAVEIAKEYGTDDSGRFVNGILDSIYKTLSEKGKEVLSHGTDSPSS